The Hippoglossus hippoglossus isolate fHipHip1 chromosome 2, fHipHip1.pri, whole genome shotgun sequence genome includes a region encoding these proteins:
- the poglut1 gene encoding protein O-glucosyltransferase 1, with amino-acid sequence MERVWLCSVSTLWLIYGLFSVAAAGKEWRKMRETVSEAVGGFAACSPVNCSCHLTVLQQDLRPFKGRISEDFMAATVQRGVGTHYQIIDHKLYREHNCMFPARCSGVEHFILELIDRLPDLEMVVNVRDYPQVPKWVQPTLPVFSFSKTSDYQDIMYPAWTFWEGGPAVWPIYPTGLGRWDLMRDDLKKSAAQWPWTKKESKGFFRGSRTSPERDPLILLSRDAPELVDAEYTKNQAWKSEKDTLGSPAAKEIPLVDHCKYKYLFNFRGVAASFRLKHLFLCGSLVFHVGDEWQEFFYAQLKPWVHYIPVKQDLSDVRELLQFVRENDAIAQEIASRGKEFILNHLRMEDVSCYWEKLLTEFSRLLTYKPKRKSDYNQIVHRPRRTEL; translated from the exons GCAAAGAgtggaggaagatgagagaaacCGTATCTGAGGCTGTGGGAGGATTCGCTGCCTGCAGCCCTGTGAACTGCAGCTGCCACCTGAC TGTCCTACAGCAGGACCTGCGGCCCTTTAAAGGACGCATCTCTGAGGACTTCATGGCTGCGACTGTCCAGAGAGGAGTGGGCACACACTACCAGATCATCGACCACAAGTTGTACAGGGAACACAACTGCATGTTCCCCGCCAG GTGCAGTGGAGTGGAGCATTTCATCCTGGAGCTGATCGATAGGTTACCTGATTTAGAGATGGTGGTAAACGTCAGAGATTACCCTCAAGTCCCCAAGTGGGTGCAGCCGACCCTGCCTGTCTTCTCTTTCAGTAAG ACCTCCGACTACCAGGACATCATGTATCCTGCGTGGACGTTTTGGGAGGGCGGACCTGCCGTGTGGCCCATATACCCCACAGGTCTGGGGAGGTGGGACCTGATGAGGGACGACCTCAAAAA GTCAGCAGCTCAGTGGCCGTGGACGAAGAAAGAGTCTAAAGGATTCTTCAGAGGCTCCCG GACCAGTCCAGAGCGAGACCCGCTGATCCTCCTGTCCAGAGACGCTCCAGAGCTGGTGGATGCAGAGTACACGAAGAACCAGGCCTGGAAGTCTGAGAAG GACACACTAGGGAGTCCTGCAGCCAAAGAAATCCCATTGGTCGATCACTGCAAATACAA GTATTTATTCAACTTCCGCGGCGTGGCAGCCAGCTTCCGCCTCAAacatctcttcctctgtggttctctggTGTTTCACGTGGGGGATGAGTGGCAGGAGTTTTTTTACGCTCAGCTCAAGCCCTGGGTTCACTACATCCCCGTCAAGCAGGACCTCTCAGATGTCAG GGAGCTTCTACAGTTTGTCAGAGAGAACGATGCCATCGCACAGGAGATCGCCTCAAG GGGTAAAGAATTCATCCTCAACCATCTGCGGATGGAGGATGTTTCCTGCTACTGGGAGAAACTTCTCACCGAGTTCAGCCGTCTTCTCACCTACAAACCCAAGAGAAAGAGCGACTACAACCAGATCGTCCACAGACCCAGGAGGACGGAGCTGTGA